TtatacaatgttttattattttttggcgAAACAAActacatttttatttacaaaaacatattttttttccattatagTCTGACTCTAAATTGTTTCAACCAATGGATGTTCTGTTTAAAAGTGTATAAAACAAGTCTTTGTTTGTAACCTATCACCAAATGCAACGGTCAACACTGttatgctatttcgtggcggtcaatttttatttttgaggaagccggagtgcccgtaAAGATTAGCCGATCAAACTTTGGTATGCCGGACTGACAATTCttaatgaataaaaagaaatgataattaTATACGATATGTTTTTTCAATCACCGTGATTTTGAATAACACTAACATATAAACCATCCAAAAACAGACAGAACACAACCAATCAATGACAATATTTGCTCTACCATTATGTTATATTATATctagttttcaaaaaaatatctCTTGACCATACACagacaaatttgaaatatatgtttCTGTCATATGATGGAAACTAACACATAATAATCTAATAGAACATTTCAAATATTCTTATCTTACAAAACCAAAAGGACCTGTGTTCAATACTGCGTCATAAAGATATTTCTGAAACAATAAACGTGCAAAAATAACAGAAGATCTTCGACTAGTCGGATGTAATTAATACGTAATTGGTTAACGATTGTCTTTTAATTTGAGGTGTTTATTACTAACGGAAGAAGAATTCGTGTTAAAATGCAATTGAGGCAATGTACAAAAGTTTGATTACATTTTGTTTCGGAGAGAATTAGTACAATACAGACATTCATTATTGATAAAGAGACTATATATCATAGCAACAACAAACCAATATAATTGACATTAGTACAGAGAGACAACATTATACAATGTCTTCCCGAGATATACAACAGTACACAATGTCTTCCCGAGATATACAACATTATACAATGTCTTCCCGAGATATACAACAGTACACAATGTCTTCCCGAGATATACAACAGTACACAATGTCTTCCCGAGATAGACAACATTATACAATCTCTTCCCGAGATAGACAACATTATACAATGTCTTCCCGAGATAGACAACATTATACAATGTCTTCCCGAGATATACAACAGTACACAATGTCTTCCCGAGATAGACAACAGTACACAATGTCTTCCCGAGATAGACAACATTATACAATGTCTTCCCGAGATAAACAACATTATACAATGTCTTCCCGAGATATACAACATTATACAATGTCTTCCCGAGATAGACAACATTATACAATGTCTTCCCGAGATATACAACAGTACACAATGTCTTCCCGAGATGTACAACAGTACACAATGTCTTCTCGAGATGTACAACAGTACATAATGTCTTCCCGAGATATACAACAGTACACAATGTCTTCCCGAGATGTACAACAGTACATAATGTCTTCTCGGGATGTACAACAGTACACAATGTCTTCCCGAGAAGTACAACAGTACACAATTATAATGAGATGTTGGGTTTACGTTTACAAATTAGCAACAAAGCGACATACCTAGAAAATATGCTACTATGACTAATTACATGTAATGCTTTATCAATGGCCTCGATCTAAAACCTGCGTATTGTCTACTATCTTTTTAAGGGAAACTATAATGCACCTACTTTATTTTTACAGAATCGTTCTTGTTGTTATCAGGTGTTTGTATTTTACTGTGTCTAATCTAACTTATCAATATATTAACCCGACTTTACACTATACTTGTTGATAAAGACAAAATTTCAAACCACTTTTTGATAAAATACACATCCAAATTTACTATTTatctaaataaacaaaactaTGTACAAATAGAACACTTGTTTCAACGTTcgttttcatgatttactccgttAAAGTGGCTTTTAACAAAAAGTAAACTATGATATAGCAGTCTTTGTGATTGCTTAGTCTTACAAGTTTGTTATAAACTATGATATACCAGTCTTTGTGATTGCTTAGTGTTACAAGTTTGTTACATTGACTGTCGTATAACGGGATTATATATACGTTCTATTGTAAACAAACCATCACCGTGATATCAATGAAACTTTGTGATCAAATATAACTATAGACGATagatttcttttacattttcCATTGCTTTGTTTATTGTTCTAATTTTAATCGTCTATCTTGCCTTAACTTTTAAACTTAATTGAGAAACTTTAACATAGAACTTTTTAAGAATATAATTGGTTGAGAGACTTTAACATATAACATTCTAAGAAAGTGACAAATATgccatgcatgttcaggacgatcaTTGAAACTATAAGATTTTAACATCGCTTAACATACTGTTGCCTCTTATTTGTTGTCACATTTAACTATGTCAGTATAAAAgtatagaataataaaaaaatatcagaaaaaatgtcaaaatttgacTTACAAAGTCTTCGTCAACTGTAGTTGTCTTTCAGTTCATTACTGTTTCATGTATTGGACTATCAGCAATTGAGAAAAACTGTCGTGAGAACTTATTCTAATGAAAAGATATGAAATGAAATTTACCATAGATTTAagcataactttaaatattttcctTAGTTACAACATTTCAGTACTATATAGTATTTCCATGGTTCAATCAATTGTTATCTATACTAtcaaacgagaagacctcattttgtgtgtcacttctcttctttccacaataaattaatcaacatgcctctgtgtcctatatgtacagtgcatagtcgcatttgtcatccatttatatgattattcagattgagttattttgggagaaaaacgagaaaaaaaggcatccggatattgtttccgtcattggacgaaattttaagtctatactattaaacgagaagacctcattttgtgtgtcacttctcttctttccacaataaattaatcaacatgcctctgtgtcctatatgtaAAGTGCattgtcgcatttgtcatccattcatatgattattcagattgagttattttgggagaaaaacgagaaaaaaggcatccggatattgtttccgtcattggatgaaattttaagtcagattagacttccggtttgcttttttctctataccttgaacatacatatactacgaataaagagtattttcagaattctatctgctatcattttccacggcggtcacagagtttattaaatagagagggtctatataatatatcaatgaccaccgTGGATCgatttgaaagtaaatacactttatacAGATACACGCTAAATTATTCATGTGaccttttgataccttttctgaaattctccactACCAGTCATtagatcttttacaaaaattcatttattacaaaaaaaagaagatgtgatatgattgccatgttgaaacaactctccacaaaagaccaaaatgagacagaaattaaaacgataggtcaccatacgaccttcaacaacgagcaaaacccataccgcataaccagctataaaaggccccgaaatgaaaatgtaaaacaattcaaacgagaaaactagcggacttattgatgtacaaaaaatgaacgaaaaacaaatatgtaacacataaacaaacgacaaccactaaattacaggctccttacttgaatgttcataatatatatactaaatgtatgttcatattgaaattgataaaataaccaaaaattgggaattttggaaattaaGGAGTAAGggatatataaaacattttcctgtcccaagtacctatgacttttgatacttttcctgaaattcaCCAGTCAttcaatttgttttacaaaattcttccaacaacactttacatactttcaacaaagctctgaatgcccgcgatttcgcgggtgtgttctagtaattaaTTAAGCCAGTATGATTGCAGTCTGGAAATATAATTGACATTGATTTTCGGTCAAAAATAGATTCTATTTGAATGAAATATTCAAAGTAATCGTATGATTTGGTTAATTTTAGAAGATTGTGTACTTTGCAGAAATACAGCTGTTAAATACAAGCAATGCTAAATGAGGATTGACACAAGTTAAAAGATTGCCACATttaattacacatgttacagtacCTAGAGTGTTATAATAATAAACCGGTGATACCTCTAATAGATTATTTCTGGGATATCTGTCATGATCTGCGAAACAAGTGTCATGTTGTGAATATAACAACTTCACCTTCatttttaaataatgttaaaagCTTAATAACATTAACGGCAATAAAGGAAATTTTCCCTATTTTCATGTGGATTAAATATACACGTCTATTAGATAGTAACCAAAAAAATATTAGTATACACATATTTGtgtatagtggattgggaaacacgtTATGACAATTTATATTAACCCCTCTCCACTTTGCAGGTGCAAGatctgccttgtagcggcattagcctgcgctttttcgaaatctacaaggtttTTTTTACGTAcgcgtgcaagagatattgctctctcttaacacaggtcagcaatctatcgtccccttccgacgaacTAGCATcgcaaacaaaatattaatatcaaGAAACGTATGAGTATCGAAATTTATACGTTAATGATTGGCAAATGTGCTCTATGATATGCATGTTAACCTTTGGACTCCCCAAGTACTGACCAATATAGGGGAGAATATGAATTCAAGGGATACAAAGCCAAAAGTCGAAGGGCGGAAAAGAAGTGGCCAATAGAAAAAATAACATGCGTCTATATACTAGTAAACTATTCTGTATGTCCAGGATTGAGAACACGAGTGACAACTGTAAAAAGTGGGGTTAAAGTCATGTGCTCCGGTAGAGTAAGCAAGTTTTGAGTGCGCTCAAACGAAAACAAGTAAGATGTTAGTGCAATCGAAAATAAAGACATTTACTTTTCAAATACAAGCCACTTGTTATGGGCTTTTGATAAATTCCATTCATTTcacaattgatttttatttacagtgtaaaattgaaaatggaaatggggaatgtgtcaaagagacaacagcccgaccatagaaaaacaacagcagaaggtcacgaacaggtcttcaatgtagcgagaaattcccgcacccggaggcgtccttcagcttgcccctaaacaaatatatactagttcagtgataatggacgccataagTGTTTACTTATAATATAGTCCTATTATGATAGGAGCATGGATCGCAAACGCACATATTGAACCTAACCACTGTGGTGTTTTCTTTATCATTGATGaagcatatatatatttgtttctttaaaattgttaaatttgcCATACACACGCTTCACGTGGCATACTAAATGATGAATTTTGCTCGTTATTGTAGGCTGTACCGTTAGAAAATTGTTCCTTTATCTATGGATCATGGTTGACTCACACACCTTATCGCTATGTGTCCGCCATTACTgaatatcacacaggttcccttaaatttttgacgtcataaaacaaaatatcggACGCCTCAATGGAAAAATGATTGTTGCATGTTGACGTCAACAGTTCAAGCGACCGGGTCAGTCGGGATTAGTGATTAGTAGAAAGCataccccatctttttattttgtatgttaagAGTACCATAAACGTTTGATATCTGACCTACCTTTTTGTATTGTCAAATTCAAAGTTAATTCCTGATATCAATAATGACAGTTGACTTTTACATACACGATGCACTGTTCACAAATATGCATCTCACCTTGACATTTCtagttaattttattaatatgatCCAAAAAGAGATTTCAAATCGAATGCCTGATAGCTGCAAAAAGTAATAATCTTTTTTCAACCGATTATAGAACTACAGATTAAATCTGTTTGAAATCGTGTTAATAGGTTTGTGGAATGGGTTTACAAAGTTCGATTTCATATGcagtaattaaaacatttgatttggAGTATGCATATTAGACTTTAAACAATTGGCTTATATTTTgtctgtcatgtttttttttaaaattaatttagctAACAACAGACCGTTGATTTATTCATTTGAATTGTCTTCATTTTGTAATATCAGAGTTTTGTTACAGCTTATTATACAATGTGGgtgtttctcattgtttaaggtcgtACAGTTCGCTTAAGTTGCTTATGTTTATGTTATTTTGTCTCTGGAGGATAGTTTCATTGCCATGGATTGTATACCCCATCTCATTATTTTCCCATTGATATAGATATAACCGAAAATGTTAAGGTCACAGAAAGTAAAGAGATACATTTTGGTCTAACGGAATTCGAAACTTAATTTACAAGATCAAATTTAAATAAGCATCTGGGAATAAAATGATCTTTTAAGTTTATTAAACTATACTACATGGCAGTAAGTACGGTCAAGAACAAGGACATATAGGCTTAacataaatatgatatatataccaAGTCAGTTAGAATTGAATTCATATGATTGTTTTGATTCGAAGACATTTTGGGGAATGTGTCGATGTGATACAGATGATGTCCAGGATTGCATATAGAATTACAAAGGGACAAATCTCAAGATCTTTAAAAGTGAAGCTACCCAAAGTTGATTGGTTATAAGCATAGTGTAtacgtttcataacatttagttaaGGAAAACTTTTAAGTGAGAGAacagaaaatgaaatgtaaacgGGCATAACTAAATAACGGTAAAACTGTTGACAACAAAATtcgaaattgttttgtttttgtggtaattagctttgtgcataagtttcataacatttcgctgaggcaaactaaatttagagaacagaaactTATATCTCAAAAGTCAACAAG
The window above is part of the Mytilus edulis chromosome 6, xbMytEdul2.2, whole genome shotgun sequence genome. Proteins encoded here:
- the LOC139526751 gene encoding uncharacterized protein; the encoded protein is MSSRDIQQYTMSSRDIQHYTMSSRDIQQYTMSSRDIQQYTMSSRDRQHYTISSRDRQHYTMSSRDRQHYTMSSRDIQQYTMSSRDRQQYTMSSRDRQHYTMSSRDKQHYTMSSRDIQHYTMSSRDRQHYTMSSRDIQQYTMSSRDVQQYTMSSRDVQQYIMSSRDIQQYTMSSRDVQQYIMSSRDVQQYTMSSREVQQYTIIMRCWVYVYKLATKRHT